The genomic region CACAGATCTCTTACTCCATGATATGGGAGCTGACTTAGCCGATAATCGTCCTGATGGCCTAGCTAATGGTTTCGAGTGGCGTACACCACCTCTTTGGGGCTTGGGTTTGCACAAGATGGTGAATGGCAATGATTACTTTCTTCACGATGGCCGCGCTCGTACAATTGAAGAAGCAATTCTATGGCATGGTGGCGAAGCAGAAGCCAGTCGTGATGCGTATAAAAAGCTCAATAAAGAAGAGCGTGAATCTTTAATGAAATTCCTTAAGTCACTGTAGAATCACTAGCTGAATACTTATGGCTATGAGCATGCTTACTAAGTTAAATCGTACGTTACTTACAGATTTATAATGAGAAGTGATTGCTTAAACTACTTCAGTAGATATAAGCTGATTACCCCTATGGAACTAATCAAATCATAAAAATAGGCCAGTCCTTTAAGAACTGACCTTTTATTGAGATGTGCTGGGCTTACTTCATTGAGTGTAAATATTCAATGATAGAAGTGAACTCATGGAGGTTGAGGTTAAAGACTAAGCCCGGGGGCATTTGAGACATCTTTAATATCGTTTTCCCAGTAATGTATTCTTTAGTGACTTTCTCATAATGGCCCGCGGCATTCATGAGGTAGTAGTAGGTATTATCTTCATCCACTAAGAAACCCATGTGAGGATTGGACTGCTTTTTGGATGTCAGTTGGTAAGTGGGGAATCCTTGGGCAATGGCTGCCGCGGGGTTTAAGACCGATTCAATAAGGAAATCACGTTGAAATTGACTTCCCGCTGTTCCCATATAAGGACCTTTTTGTAATGCTGCATTATTAACAGCGTGGCAGGCGATACAGCCTTGCTTATTAAAGAGCTTAGAACCTAAGACACTATCGCCCTTATTGCTCATGGCGTATTTCGCGGCACCCTCTAGGCCTGCGGTGGTAAGTGGCATAGATTTTTTAGCATCTTTTGCGATGGTCGCAACATTTTGGTGCATATCTAAAACGGCTTTGGCAGCTTTGCGAGTACCGGCGTAATCCCAAGTTAGATTAGCCTGTGCGCGTTTTTTGAATTTTTCATCAAGTAAGTAGATATCCGCAATAGCTTGATAATAACCAGGATTATGGAGACCAATTTCGCCATCAATGATTTTTTGATTAGCGACAATTTTCTCACCAATATTTCTGTAGAAGGCAAAGAAGATTTTTTTCCAAGCAAGAGTTGCGGCTTGATCATCAACTTCGTTAGCCGTTTTAGCTAAGTTTTCAAAATCGTTCTTACTTTTAAGGGGTGCAGTCCAATAATCGAGGAGCATTGCATCAATCTGTGTACGTGAATTATCTTTTTTAGATAGTGAGAGAGATTCTGTTTGCCATTTTGATAGACTCGTAATCAAAGCTTTGCTTGAAAGAGTTCTAAGTTCTGTGGCGGCTATAATTTTCTTTTCATTGACGACTCTTAGCTTAGGGGCCTTTCTATTTGCGCCCTTTTTTCTTTTGAAGGTAATGGCGCCTGGATCAAACCACTCTTGAAATTCGGCAAGTTTTTTAGCTGCTTTGAAACGGGTTTTCCAGGCTTTGTTTGTGTCCATTGCCGTGAGTTGTAATGTTTTGATATGCTGTTGACTAGGAACGCTTGTGTCTAAGGCAGCAAAAAGTATATCCACGCCTTTTAGTTGGAGTTTAGTTGTGTCAATTTTATTGAGAGTTATGGCCTCAATGACATCGAGTTGTGATTCTGCTTTGAACTTCGTGAAGTTAACTTCAATTGCCTTTTCAATGGGCTGAGTATATTCCCATGTTTTTGTAGCAAAATAAGGACCTTCATCATAAGGGCGAGTTCCCCACCAATCAACTAAATTCCAATCAGCTTCTTTATGACTGAGACGCGCCAAAATATCGAGAATAATTAAACGGCTCTGATCATTCCATTGATCACTGGCGAGTTCTAGTATGAGGGCATCAATGAGTTTCGGATTGTGAATTGTTTTTAAACCGTAAGAGAGAACTTTCTGTGTTTTTAAATCACCTGATTTGAAACGTGAAAGATAAGCCTGCCATGCTTGGTCATGGCTTTGTCCTAGGCTTGATAATGTACGTGAAGCCATGTGAGGCAGTGCCATGGTTCCAAGTTGACCAACGCTATCAACTTTCCATGATTGAATAGCCATATCAATAAGTTGCTCAATGGATTTCGGAGAAAATTTATTTAATCTACGCAAGCTAATAGCGGCTTGTAAACGAACTTTTGGATTAGGGTCCTTTAAATATTCTGCGATTAAATCAGGTGAAACATTGGCCATTTGAGTTTTTCTGTCAGTCAAGGCTTTTAAGGCCATTTCGCGCATGCTACCGTCAGCTAAAAGATTTTGGCAAAGGCTATGGCTCTTTTCTCCAATGGCTTGTTTAAGTGTAAATAAGGCGGCTGTACGAGAATTGATGGGTAGCTTTTTATTCAGTGCTGCATTGCTGAGTAATTGACTCGCTTGTTTGCTGATGGGCTTTTGCAAGAGGAACTGCTGAGCTTGTAGTCGAATAGAGGCGCTGGGGCCAATAAGGTGTTTTACCAAATCATTGTCATTAGCTGATTTTAGATCAGGTACAGCAGGGGCCTTATAGCCTTTTAATTTAGCTTTGAAGATACGACTCACAGGTTTTTCTTGACCCGCATAAGCAAATTTACCGCCTAACCAATCAGAGAAGTAAAGGTTTGATTCTCCATCCACATCAAGGTCAGTGGCACGCGTTAGAGTAGTAAATACATTTTGCTTGATTTTATACGTGGCGTCCTTTGCTTCCATCTCAAATGAAAAGACTTTTCCAGAAGTCCAATCACAAGTATATAATTTATTGTTGACATCTTTTGGAAAACCGGGTTCATCTAGGAATAAAACTCCCATGCCTGAGCCACCACCATAATCGCCGAGTGAGGCAATATGTTCATCGGGAAAATTTTGGTAGAGTCGAGGATAACCAAAGTCAGATTCGGGAACTTGATGATGAACGCGGAGGTTCCAGCCTTTGCCATCATTAGTATTGTCACGAGTGAAGAGCTCTAAAGTCGGTGAAATTGCGACATCAAATTGATTTCTTGTATTATAGACATACATCTCTAATTCACTGCCATCAGGGCGGACTCGGGCTACACCGCCACCGTGATAACGAAGGACTTTGCCATCAGTTCCTTTAGAATCTTTAAGGCCGAAGTCGCCAACGGCGATATAAAGCCAGCCATCGATGCCCATACGTACACCATTTGTTGTATGATCGGCACCACGTGAGTGTTCAATGCCCGCACCAAAGCCATCGGCAAGAAGGGTTCTTTTGTCAGCTATACCATCACCATCGGTATCTTTGAAAGAAGTGAGAAAGGGTGGGTGAAGTAGGTAATAGGTACCTGCAACAATGTGCCCGCCGCGAGCAGAGGTGAGCTTAGGGATGAACTCGACAAATTTATCTGCTTTGCCATCGCCGTTAGTGTCCTTTGCGGTAATGACGTTGCCTAAGCCTTCGTAATGTCCTAAACTACCGTTAGGGTCTTGAGATATATAAAGCGTGCCATCAATATCGGCAGAAATTGCGGTCACATATTCGGCATAAGGGGGAGACGCAAAGAGGGTTCTTTCGAAGCGATCATCCAAGGAAAGATTATCTTTTCTATGTTCCTTATAGATTTGACTTTGATAAGCTTTATCCTTATCGATAGTTTTATCAGCAAAAGGAAAAGGCTTAATATTACTTTTTGTTTGAGGTGCAGCAATCATTGAACAGGTCAATAAAGCCAAAGTGGTTTGTAGAGGGAGGTAGTTAAATTTTTTCACAGAATAGAATCTCTAGTTAATTTTGTTATTAATGATTAACTAAAGAAAAATAATCTATTCTCAACAGTATTAAGATATAAATACAAAATAAATATTGAGCACAGAGATGTAGAGGGCACAAAAAAAGCCCACATAAGTGTGGGCTATAAAATCTTACTTGAGTAAGTGAAAAACTATTTTTGAGTGACTAGTTTATTGTAAGTGGCTTCACCCATATTGAAAGTTTTGTCATCAACTACTTTGAGTTGGTGAGCAATGGAACCGAGTTTATTACCTTTTTTATCACGTCCCATCTTAAAGAGAGTGAAAGAATTATCTTTAGTTTTTATAAAAAGCATGGGTTTCTTTACTTTTTCTACTTGGCAAAAACCTTTGGTGTTAAATTCCATGTTCTGCTTTCCGCTAAGTTCGTTCCATGAACCAATAATAGCTTCATTCACATATATTTTCGGGGGCTGACTATTGAACTTAGGAATAAGATGTTGGTTGCTGTAAGTAACCGCAGCCGCAACAATGATAGATAGGACAGTTGCTTTTAGATAATCTAGTTTCTTAGGCTTTCTAGCCTTTGTTGGTTCACTCATAGTTTTTCCTCATTTGATTGTTTATAAACTTAATCGCTCATATTAGAGCATATCTTTCACGTAAATCAAAAAATATTTAAATTTGTTTATTCATGTTGAACTTATTCATTACTATTTAACATAACTAAACTCTATGTTTTTATAATTATTGACAGTAAAACGTAAAAAATAGTAATTATTAAGCAATATTTAACTTAGGCCTCACATTTGCGAAGAACGCGAAGCAATTCTGTGACTGACCAAGCTTGAGAATCACAACCTCGAGGGGTGTGCGGTGCTGAGCCATCCATTACTTCAGGGATTTGTTCTAAAGCACCGGTGTTAAATAAAACTCTCGAGCTATAAAGAAGTGATTTAGCAGTAGGGATAGCTTCTTTACCATATATTTTAAGCATTGCTTCTGGATAAGATGGGAAAGGCCAATTCCATGCGGTGCCATTATGATAAGCGGGCTTTCTTTTCGTATCTTCATCGCCTTCATAATGATGGAAGTAGGGATTGTCGGGATTATTCAAGAGTTCACCATAAGTAGAATAAACTGGTAGTGGATAATCATTTTGTTTATCCGCTAAGCTTCTAATGGCACCGGGGATGAGCAAGCAAGATGAAGATTCAAATATGGCTTGTTGAGTTTCTTTATCTTCAATGACATCCAAAGTCACAGCAAAAAGTTGATTCGAACGTAAAGCATCGTCAGCTTGAGCTTCAGCCGCGGGGCAATAGTTAGTAGAATGCAAGCAATCAGATAAGTAGCCTCTTTCAGCTGACCAAAAGTATTTCATGAATGATTCCAAAGCGTGTTCAGCGAGTTGAGACCATTTTTTATCCTGAGTATATTTAAAAAGGATTTTAAGTGACTTAATCCAGAAGACCTGAATTTCTACAGGATAGCCTTCGCGCGGAGTTCCAGCCGGATAATTGGTATCCATCCATGTGAAGTGAGAAGGGCTATAGACGAGTAGTGACTCTGGGTCAACTTTTATGCCATTAGGGGCACCCTTAATATAGTTATCCGCAATGGACTTCATTATTTCAAGCATAGTGCGACCATTACAGTCTACATCTAGAATTGATCTCTCACCCGATTCTTCAATATAATCATCACAGGCAATAAAAAACCATAGAGGAGCATCACTCGTATCACGATTTGCGGCATCAGCACCATGTATTGAGTTAGGCAGTGTTCCCGCTTCTTCAAAGCTAGCAAAGCGTTGGAGAATTTTAAGGACATCATCACCAAATCCAGCACTAATTAAACCACGGCAACAGATAAGTGTATCGCGACCCCAGTCCAAAAACCAAGGGTAGCCAGCAATAACTGTTTTCATGCCATCACGAGCCACGACGTAATGACTAACGGCTTCAGTTAGTTGTTCAATATAAGTGTTGGCATTTTGTTTATCAGGATATGGAATTTGACTAAGCTCAATTTTATCCACTTGCTTTTCTCTAAGTACTTGACCTAAAAGCGTGCAAGAATCGCCTGGTTTTAAATCGAGAAGGAAAAAGCCTGGGCTATATAGATCACAGTGACTTTCTAAACCGCGTAGGGCTTCATTGCGTTGATATTGATTATACGACCATTCATCTTCGCGATGAAATTCACCATTAGAACTGGAGAGATGTAACTGGCGGTCTTCGTCAGGCGCAAAAAGTAATTCGCGTTTTTGCGATGTTACTTTACTTGCCCATAAGCCTTCGAGTCCTGCCCCTGCTTTGGTGTCTGAATGGAAGTCTCGGTCTTCTAAGTCTACACGGATATAGATTTTAACACTTGTTTGTGAGGCATTGGCGAGTTTACTTTTTTCGCGAGAGATAATAAATGTCGTGGCATTCTCTCCTGGAATCATAAAAGCTTGGACACTCAGGATTAAGCAGCGGTGATGTCCGAGGGGTAGTTCATAAATGAGTTTTCTATTGCGACCCGAGCCACGGATTTCAGTAAGGAATTTATCGGTGAGTTCATAAGTCGCATGATGACAATCAACATAAATGCGGTTACGTCTCCACATAATATGGCGGTTCTCGGGATAATCGGGACTTAGATTTGCAGCGAGTAAAGCATCATAACGAGTCCAGATTTTTGAAATCCCGGTATTGAGTCTCATCATGGCACCCTTGCCATTGGTATCTAAAATAATATTATTATAATCTTCTACAGGATATTTATCCGTAAATGGAGCATCAATGGTAGTTAAACGCATGATAGTCGATTCATGTTTTTTAATACCGTCAGGAGTATTGATCTCGATTAATAATTTTTCATAGGTGATTTTATCTTGATTCTCAAGGGGCAATAATAAGATATAATGAGCGCCATCATCGCCCTGGAAAGAAGTGTGCTTACTTTCAAAGACAAAGATATTAAAACTATGCGGAGCTTTAAAAAGCAGTGACGAGTCAACTGGGCAAGGAACTTGTCTCACTAAGTCTTCTGGGAAACTCCAAGTTGTAGGGATGATTTCAAGACTTTTAAGCCATTTTAAAGGTGAAGTTAAAAGGGCATCTACATGAGCATCGATTTCATCTAAGATCGCGTAATTAGATAGTTTATAAGAAAGCTTAGTAATGATTTTTTGAGCTTTACTGCGATTCATCTTTGTTTTGGGAGAAGTGATTTGGTCTTCTTTGTTCCCTAGGCAAATGATTTCACCTGGCTTGAGGGTAAGAGCTAGTTTATCGTCATTATAGAGATGATTCGATTGACCAATAAGTGTATCTGAAAATTTGATACTATAAGATAAGTCTAAATCTTGAGCGTCTTCCATGTGTAAGTTTATAAGAACGATGAGTGGTGTTTCACCGGACTCTGATCGTCTTTCAAAAGCTATTAATGATGAATTGGCTAAAGGGAGTTCAGTAATCTGGGAGTTTTCAAAAAAGGCAGGGTGACTATGTAAAAGTGTATTGAGCTCTTTAATTTTTTTAATTAAATTGTGATCACTTCCCCAATTTAAGCCACTCGCACCGTGAACATTTACTTTTTCCGTAGCTAACCACTCAACACCGTTGGTGAAACCAAAGCAACCATTGTGTGAAAGAAGGGCAGATAAAGTCGTTCTTGCTTCAGCCCATAGTGGTGAGGTAGCCGCTAATCTCATGTTATCATGAGTTTCTGCATAGTGTACCATCGCACCATATTTATGACTGAAGTCTTCGGAATACTTCATGTAGTTACTGATTTGATCTTTACTATAATTCTGAAAAA from Lentisphaera profundi harbors:
- a CDS encoding DUF7133 domain-containing protein, translating into MKKFNYLPLQTTLALLTCSMIAAPQTKSNIKPFPFADKTIDKDKAYQSQIYKEHRKDNLSLDDRFERTLFASPPYAEYVTAISADIDGTLYISQDPNGSLGHYEGLGNVITAKDTNGDGKADKFVEFIPKLTSARGGHIVAGTYYLLHPPFLTSFKDTDGDGIADKRTLLADGFGAGIEHSRGADHTTNGVRMGIDGWLYIAVGDFGLKDSKGTDGKVLRYHGGGVARVRPDGSELEMYVYNTRNQFDVAISPTLELFTRDNTNDGKGWNLRVHHQVPESDFGYPRLYQNFPDEHIASLGDYGGGSGMGVLFLDEPGFPKDVNNKLYTCDWTSGKVFSFEMEAKDATYKIKQNVFTTLTRATDLDVDGESNLYFSDWLGGKFAYAGQEKPVSRIFKAKLKGYKAPAVPDLKSANDNDLVKHLIGPSASIRLQAQQFLLQKPISKQASQLLSNAALNKKLPINSRTAALFTLKQAIGEKSHSLCQNLLADGSMREMALKALTDRKTQMANVSPDLIAEYLKDPNPKVRLQAAISLRRLNKFSPKSIEQLIDMAIQSWKVDSVGQLGTMALPHMASRTLSSLGQSHDQAWQAYLSRFKSGDLKTQKVLSYGLKTIHNPKLIDALILELASDQWNDQSRLIILDILARLSHKEADWNLVDWWGTRPYDEGPYFATKTWEYTQPIEKAIEVNFTKFKAESQLDVIEAITLNKIDTTKLQLKGVDILFAALDTSVPSQQHIKTLQLTAMDTNKAWKTRFKAAKKLAEFQEWFDPGAITFKRKKGANRKAPKLRVVNEKKIIAATELRTLSSKALITSLSKWQTESLSLSKKDNSRTQIDAMLLDYWTAPLKSKNDFENLAKTANEVDDQAATLAWKKIFFAFYRNIGEKIVANQKIIDGEIGLHNPGYYQAIADIYLLDEKFKKRAQANLTWDYAGTRKAAKAVLDMHQNVATIAKDAKKSMPLTTAGLEGAAKYAMSNKGDSVLGSKLFNKQGCIACHAVNNAALQKGPYMGTAGSQFQRDFLIESVLNPAAAIAQGFPTYQLTSKKQSNPHMGFLVDEDNTYYYLMNAAGHYEKVTKEYITGKTILKMSQMPPGLVFNLNLHEFTSIIEYLHSMK
- a CDS encoding amylo-alpha-1,6-glucosidase, which encodes MSNAKLSSSPKSGDHLVKFSGDIQKFIIHSAIIGKAFLRTNLNQSSIKNTQVIHHIELGLNEFELGWNDYEMNFDGTDSYSITLPLSESGHFRAKAYILLDDGEQVWQEGPDIVLNIEPNSSRFSNAIYCAFPRQFGQNKNLSQAPSYDKLEELDKEGYTIIPPSGKFSDLINELDHIFDDLNCDILHLLPINPTPTSYGRMGRYGSPYAALDFTAVNPELCNFNLKTTPVEQFCELVDAVHQKEGRIIIDIAINHTGWASKIHETNPEWVRRHDNGDIYQPGAWGTVWEDLTELNHKDTQLWVYLADVFLTWCERGVDGFRCDAGYMIPEPAWKYISAKVRQHYPETIFLLEGLGGAWEITEHMLNHCNLNWAYSELFQNYSKDQISNYMKYSEDFSHKYGAMVHYAETHDNMRLAATSPLWAEARTTLSALLSHNGCFGFTNGVEWLATEKVNVHGASGLNWGSDHNLIKKIKELNTLLHSHPAFFENSQITELPLANSSLIAFERRSESGETPLIVLINLHMEDAQDLDLSYSIKFSDTLIGQSNHLYNDDKLALTLKPGEIICLGNKEDQITSPKTKMNRSKAQKIITKLSYKLSNYAILDEIDAHVDALLTSPLKWLKSLEIIPTTWSFPEDLVRQVPCPVDSSLLFKAPHSFNIFVFESKHTSFQGDDGAHYILLLPLENQDKITYEKLLIEINTPDGIKKHESTIMRLTTIDAPFTDKYPVEDYNNIILDTNGKGAMMRLNTGISKIWTRYDALLAANLSPDYPENRHIMWRRNRIYVDCHHATYELTDKFLTEIRGSGRNRKLIYELPLGHHRCLILSVQAFMIPGENATTFIISREKSKLANASQTSVKIYIRVDLEDRDFHSDTKAGAGLEGLWASKVTSQKRELLFAPDEDRQLHLSSSNGEFHREDEWSYNQYQRNEALRGLESHCDLYSPGFFLLDLKPGDSCTLLGQVLREKQVDKIELSQIPYPDKQNANTYIEQLTEAVSHYVVARDGMKTVIAGYPWFLDWGRDTLICCRGLISAGFGDDVLKILQRFASFEEAGTLPNSIHGADAANRDTSDAPLWFFIACDDYIEESGERSILDVDCNGRTMLEIMKSIADNYIKGAPNGIKVDPESLLVYSPSHFTWMDTNYPAGTPREGYPVEIQVFWIKSLKILFKYTQDKKWSQLAEHALESFMKYFWSAERGYLSDCLHSTNYCPAAEAQADDALRSNQLFAVTLDVIEDKETQQAIFESSSCLLIPGAIRSLADKQNDYPLPVYSTYGELLNNPDNPYFHHYEGDEDTKRKPAYHNGTAWNWPFPSYPEAMLKIYGKEAIPTAKSLLYSSRVLFNTGALEQIPEVMDGSAPHTPRGCDSQAWSVTELLRVLRKCEA